Proteins co-encoded in one Xiphophorus hellerii strain 12219 chromosome 10, Xiphophorus_hellerii-4.1, whole genome shotgun sequence genomic window:
- the LOC116726691 gene encoding disks large homolog 5-like isoform X3, giving the protein MELQHKELLEKCYQNLVESITDADRVVDVLSRRGALSQSELMELGHHCVSGSEKVDLLLKILMSKDRDCFAEFCTALEATHPHLHSLLLDGTTGSTYSVLSTMPSDSESSSSLSSLASSPLPAHVDVHQTSEKMETVLFQLRQVTRERDELLKRVALPTAGNSIDECRLNSRSGHDYERLKLQCMKAMADLQSLQNQHSTTLKRCEEAVKKADFYRRLASDHDQLKEELEAVRQHNIQLVREHNHVKQTCEELRRLHEEDQREVADMRLLHQQVMREGSSDVLNKLYETTVDKLEAMKSEYETLRKRYNEKTASHNADLSRLDQFEEENHRLQKTLDILSKQRDAAIHYQQQFSASVQRFDNTQHELSKATVQNLELQRELERLQSETTRLKTQQLKAVKDCEKYKEERDSVINEYRLIMSERDQVIKEVDRLQTGLEVAEAKLKNNSSERRVANEELEALQQELASALVDRDRAICEKNELLEKYCHEVKDKTEAQKELNQACKDIEMVREERDVARKERTEAIIQRDQLLREYYQARQKQDSATLDMERANKEIEILRKQYEAISQELKEALQEAEVAKCRRDWAFQERDKIVAERESIRTLCDNLRRERDRAVSDLADALRNLDDTRKQKNDAMRELKEQKEKLEDQLETEARYRQLMAHSSHDSAIDTDSIEWETEVVELEKHRDMDLKALGFDIAECVNDPYLPGDSGIFVSKVDKGSVAEGRLRVNDWLLKINDVDLTNKDRKQVIKAVLSWEGVINMVVRRRKSLGGRVITPIQINLAGHKDCGIGLESGVFVATLAAGSPATRDCNLAVGDRLLAINGIELHDRSLPECESLLRTCDNSLSISLMKFLPQSSSGQNLFEGMRDSEKTLRLQSGELHPRGCKNSKHNCSTQTDICNCKSSIRQEEVCKDTCDSLENGGNSSTHSHHKSFSNCSQHSCSLSMSHSLSEPHPAFSYQRQELSPRSLTFTPLVSNCSPPQSPVDRGQSPPVKAGGGTWPKVIVGASLTECTQLSIFKKPKQRKSIFEVNAFRRPETASKLDYMSKHSPQSSASETSQTPPTPPTRSDSFRFKHRQQNSSASDSTITTGTPPASLALAASPQDEGFVGSQEYYTNIPAGKNKKNFKEEDESRRRTEVQEKRRYRPKSAPALRRNVTPLHIPAPMQTQVSSDELSPEPVDLLRFSPLRTNRYSVPFAPPSYLTAHLPQRRAAPCPAMTAVMRNPVYTAWSHEIQNCPPVPNSGLDQHPQSPQQQAPLSLDLGHKRNGRLSETSHSQPPHSTKSLPSGARLSSPSTLQFRAERIKIPPARYSRSTGSDKASLSHSECSSPTPPISPVNLDTSSFSSSQSQSSVSSHPRISVSPAPVGDRRKDGFVSSYTPSVRRPAGKPLFFSLRSLRPFLGEPRNVTVQKGVEPLGISIVSGENGGVFVSKVTLGSIAHQARLEYGDQLLEFNGINLRNANEQQARLVIGQQCDMVSILAQYNPHMFQLGNHSRSGSQMESSSNHLTTSPDNHSAIDTLSEQDEGTMTPPSRQTTPATSPHNSFRLPGSLLLRAAEPRLVRLKRIDTELGVQICGGNVCGIFVEMLDDESPAKTPDGLLPGDLILEYNGVSMKNKTKEDAYLEMLKPADQVMFKVQNYGDSLAVIKESQGDGFFIRTLYERVAEQELSFKKDDILYVEDTLPNGNFGFWMAWQLDENAQRLERGQIPSKYMMDQEFYKRHGLADMKDENGTSKSMSAAARRSFFRRRLKHKRSGSKDGKDLMALDSISTDSLPIPEDGISLMYQRVQKVDCSSPRPVLILGPLVEACKDLLVTEAPANFCRCLPEIMKASQQAIERGVKDCVFLDYKRRSGHFDVTTVASIKEIIEKDCHCLLDIAPHAIERLHSVHIYPIVIFIRYKNAKQIKEQKDPLYLRDKLSQKHSKEQFEAAQKIEQDYSRFFTGVVQGGSVSSICTQISTIVEHEQNKVLWIPDEAP; this is encoded by the exons GGTCTACTTACAGCGTTCTGTCCACCATGCCATCAGACTCGGAGAGCAGCAGCTCGCTCAGCAGCTTGG CCTCTTCCCCTCTTCCTGCCCATGTCGACGTCCATCAGACAAGTGAAAAGATGGAGACGGTGCTGTTCCAGCTGAGACAAGTGACTCGTGAGAGGGATGAACTGCTCAAACGTGTGGCCCTCCCTACAGCTGGAAACTCTATTGATGAATGCAG ACTAAACTCAAGATCAGGCCATGACTATGAGCGTCTAAAGCTGCAGTGCATGAAGGCAATGGCGGACCTGCAGTCCCTGCAGAACCAGCACAGCACCACTCTGAAGAGGTGCGAGGAGGCTGTCAAGAAGGCAGACTTTTATCG ACGTCTGGCGAGTGACCACGACCAGCTAAAAGAAGAGCTAGAGGCTGTGAGGCAACACAACATCCAGCTGGTTAGAGAGCACAACCATGTGAAGCAGACCTGTGAGGAGCTCAGGAGGCTGCATGAGGAAGACCAGAGGGAGGTGGCTGATATGAGGCTTCTGCACCAGCAG GTGATGAGAGAAGGATCATCTGATGTCCTGAACAAGCTGTACGAAACAACTGTGGACAAACTGGAGGCAATGAAAAGCGAATACGAAACTTTGAGGAAGCGCTACAATGAGAAGACGGCCAGTCATAATGCCGACCTGAGCCGTTTGGATCAATTTGAGGAGGAGAATCATCGTTTGCAGAAGACCCTGGACATCCTGTCGAAACAGAGGGACGCTGCTATCCACTACCAGCAGCAGTTTTCCGCATCTGTTCAGAG GTTCGATAACACCCAACATGAGCTCTCCAAGGCCACAGTCCAGAATCTGGAGCTACAGAGAGAGCTGGAGCGTCTGCAGTCGGAGACGACGCGACTTAAAACCCAGCAGCTGAAGGCCGTAAAGGACTGCGAGAAGTACAAGGAGGAGCGGGACTCTGTAATCAATGAATACCGCCTGATTATGAGTGAGAGGGACCAGGTGATCAAAGAGGTGGACAGGCTCCAGACGGGGCTGGAGGTGGCGGAGGCAAAACTCAAGAACAATTCCTCAGAGAGACGAGTGGCCAACGAGGAGTTGGAGGCTTTACAGCAA GAGCTAGCTTCAGCACTGGTGGACAGGGACCGAGCTATTTGCGAAAAGAACGAACTGCTGGAGAAATACTGCCATGAGGTAAAGGACAAAACTGAGGCCCAGAAAGAGCTGAACCAGGCCTGCAAGGACATCGAGATGGTGCGTGAGGAAAGGGATGTGGCCCGCAAAGAGAGAACAGAAGCCATCATCCAGAGGGACCAGCTGCTGCGAGAGTATTACCAGGCCAGACAG AAACAAGACTCTGCCACTCTGGACATGGAACGGGCCAACAAAGAGATTGAGATTCTTAGGAAGCAGTATGAGGCCATTTCTCAGGAGCTTAAGGAGGCTCTGCAAGAGGCAGAGGTCGCTAAATGTCGACGGGACTGGGCTTTCCAGGAGAGGGACAAGATCGTGGCAGAGAGGGAGAGCATTCG GACATTATGCGACAACCTGAGACGAGAGAGAGACAGGGCTGTGAGCGATCTGGCAGATGCTCTTAGAAATCTGGATGATACGAGAAAGCAGAAGAACGATGCTATGCGAGAACTCAAAGAACAAAa GGAGAAGTTGGAAGACCAGTTGGAGACAGAAGCCAGATATCGCCAGCTAATGGCTCACAGTTCACATGACTCAGCCATAGACACAGACTCCATAGAGTGGGAAACGGAAGTTGTAGAGCTGGAAAAGCACAGG gATATGGATTTGAAAGCACTTGGTTTTGATATTGCTGAATGCGTAAATGATCCATATTTACCAGGAGATAGTGGGATATTTGTTTCCAAGGTGGACAAAGGAAGTGTTGCAGAAGGAAGATTAAG GGTGAACGACTGGTTGTTGAAAATTAATGATGTGGATCTGACCAATAAGGACAGAAAGCAAGTGATCAAAGCTGTGTTGAGCTGGGAGGGAGTAATCAATATGGTAGTTCGAAGGAGGAAGTCACTTGGAGGACGAGTCATCACCCCAATACAGATTAACCTGGCTGGACACAAAG ACTGTGGAATTGGTTTGGAGAGTGGAGTATTTGTTGCCACATTGGCTGCAGGAAGTCCTGCTACCAGAGACTGTAATCTCGCTGTGGGTGACAGACTGTTGGCT ATCAATGGAATTGAACTTCATGACAGATCTCTTCCTGAATGTGAGTCTCTGCTGAGGACCTGTGACAACTCTCTCAGTATCTCCCTTATGAAG TTCCTTCCTCAGAGCTCTTCTGGACAGAATTTATTTGAAGGTATGAGAGACTCTGAAAAGACCCTGCGTCTCCAATCCGGTGAGCTCCACCCCAGAGGCTGCAAGAACTCCAAGCACAACTGCTCAACTCAAACGGACATTTGCAACTGCAAGTCGAGCATTAGACAGGAGGAAGTATGTAAAGATACATGCGATTCCCTGGAAAACGGTGGCAACAGCAGCACTCATTCCCATCACAAATCCTTCTCCAACTGCTCCCAGCACTCCTGCTCTTTGTCCATGTCCCACAGTCTGTCAGAGCCTCACCCAGCGTTCAGCTACCAGCGCCAGGAGCTCAGTCCTCGTTCCCTTACATTCACGCCTTTGGTGTCTAACTGCAGCCCTCCTCAGTCGCCTGTGGACAGAGGACAGAGCCCACCAGTGAAGGCCGGTGGAGGAACGTGGCCTAAAGTCATAGTTGGGGCTTCTCTCACTGAGTGCACACAGCTGTCCATCttcaaaaaacccaaacagagaAAGTCCATCTTTGAAGTAAACGCTTTCAGGAGGCCAGAGACAGCTTCTAAACTGGACTACATGTCGAAGCATTCGCCACAGAGTTCAGCATCTGAAACTTCTCAGACGCCTCCCACCCCGCCCACCAGGAGCGACTCTTTTAGATTTAAGCATCGGCAACAGAATAGCTCTGCGTCTGACTCCACCATCACCACTGGCACGCCACCAGCCTCCCTGGCCCTGGCAGCAAGCCCCCAGGATGAGGGATTTGTGGGAAGCCAGGAATATTACACCAACATAcctgcaggaaaaaacaaaaagaacttcAAGGAAGAGGACGAGAGCCGACGGCGGACCGAAGTGCAGGAAAAGAGGAGGTACAGGCCAAAGTCAGCGCCAGCTCTACGGCGGAACGTGACTCCGTTGCACATTCCTGCTCCCATGCAG ACTCAGGTTTCCTCCGATGAGCTCTCTCCAGAGCCAGTGGACTTGTTACGCTTCTCTCCTTTGAGAACAAATCGGTACAGCGTGCCATTTGCCCCCCCAAGCTATTTGACAGCAC acctTCCACAGCGACGTGCAGCACCATGCCCTGCAATGACTGCTGTGATGAGGAACCCAGTTTACACAGCGTGGAGCCATGAGATCCAGAACTGTCCTCCAGTTCCCAATTCAGGCCTTGATCAACATCCACAAAG cCCCCAGCAACAGGCTCCTCTCAGTTTGGACCTTGGCCACAAGCGCAATGGACGCTTGAGTGAGACGAGCCACAGCCAACCACCACACAGCACCAAGTCTTTGCCCTCTGGAGCCAGACTGA GCTCTCCTAGTACTTTACAGTTTAGGGCAGAGCGGATAAAAATCCCTCCGGCCCGTTACTCTCGCTCCACCGGCTCTGACAAAG CGTCTCTTTCACACTCAGAGTGCAGCAGCCCAACCCCTCCCATATCCCCTGTCAACCTGGACACGTCGTCTTTCTCCAGCAGCCAGTCACAGAGCTCAGTTTCTTCCCATCCCAGGATATCAGTTAGCCCTGCTCCAGTTGGTGACAGGAGGAAGGATGG ATTTGTTTCTTCCTACACACCTTCTGTTAGACGTCCAGCAGGAAAGCCCTTGTTCTTCTCTTTGAGAAGCTTGAG gccTTTTTTAGGGGAGCCACGCAATGTGACGGTACAGAAAGGAGTAGAACCGCTTGGGATCTCCATTGTGAGTGGAGAAAATGGAGGAGTGTTTGTTTCCAAAGTAACACTGGGGAGCATCGCTCATCAGGCTCGTCTAGAGTACGGAGACCAGCTGCTGGAG TTTAATGGAATCAACCTTCGCAACGCCAACGAGCAACAGGCACGGCTGGTGATCGGACAACAGTGTGACATGGTCAGCATTTTGGCTCAATATAATCCTCACATGTTTCAGCTGGGGAACCACTCCCGATCAGG ttctcaaaTGGAGTCCAGCAGCAACCATCTGACTACCAGTCCAGACAATCACTCCGCTATAGACACACTGAGCGAACAGGACGAGGGAACAATGACACCTCCTTCCAGGCAGACTACTCCTGCCACAAGTCCACACAACTCTTTCAG GCTTCCAGGTTCCCTTTTACTGCGGGCTGCAGAGCCTCGCCTGGTGAGGCTGAAGAGGATTGATACAGAGTTGGGTGTGCAGATCTGTGGAGGAAATGTTTGTGGCATCTTTGTGGAAATGCTGGATGATGAAAGCCCGGCAAAGACTCCTGACGGACTGCTTCCTGGAGACCTAATACTGGAG tacAATGGTGTCAGCATGAAGAATAAAACTAAAGAAGATGCTTACCTGGAAATGTTGAAACCAGCTGATCAAGTCATGTTCAAGGTCCAGAACTATGGGGACAGCCTTGCTGTCATCAAAGAATCTCAAGGAGATGGATTTTTCATCAG AACGCTTTATGAGCGGGTTGCAGAGCAGGAGCTGAGCTTTAAGAAGGATGACATCCTGTATGTTGAAGACACTTTACCAAATGGCAACTTTGGCTTCTGGATGGCCTGGCAGCTTGATGAGAATGCACAGAGGCTGGAGAGGGGACAAATCCCAAGCAAATACAT GATGGATCAGGAGTTTTACAAAAGACACGGCTTGGCTGACATGAAGGATGAGAACGGAACCAGTAAGTCCATGTCTGCTGCTGCTCGGAGGTCGTTTTTCCGTCGGCGACTGAAGCACAAACGAAGCGGCTCCAAGGATGGGAAGGACCTGATGGCTCTCGACTCCATAAGCACAGATTCTTTGCCCATCCCGGAAG ATGGAATAAGCCTGATGTACCAGCGGGTTCAGAAGGTGGACTGCTCGTCCCCCAGACCGGTGCTGATCTTGGGTCCGTTAGTGGAGGCCTGTAAGGACCTGCTGGTGACTGAGGCTCCTGCTAACTTCTGCCGCTGCTTGCCTG AAATCATGAAGGCATCTCAACAGGCAATAGAGCGAGGAGTGAAGGATTGCGTGTTCCTCGATTACAAACGGAGGAGCGGCCATTTTGATGTGACAACTGTTGCATCAATAAAGGAGATCATAGAAAAG GACTGTCACTGTTTACTTGACATTGCTCCTCACGCCATTGAACGTCTTCACAGCGTTCACATCTACCCAATCGTCATATTCATTCGATACAAAAATGCCAAGCAAATAAA GGAGCAGAAGGATCCTCTTTACCTGCGGGATAAACTCTCTCAGAAACATTCCAAGGAGCAGTTTGAAGCGGCACAGAAAATTGAGCAGGATTACAGCCGGTTCTTCACAG GCGTTGTCCAAGGAGGCAGCGTCTCCTCCATTTGCACTCAAATCTCGACCATCGTGGAGCACGAGCAGAATAAAGTCCTCTGGATTCCAGATGAAGCACCATAG